In Cynocephalus volans isolate mCynVol1 chromosome 16, mCynVol1.pri, whole genome shotgun sequence, the following proteins share a genomic window:
- the LOC134364904 gene encoding interferon alpha-4-like produces the protein MALPFPLLMALLVLSCQATCSLGCDLPQAHSLGTRRALILLGRMRRISPLSCLKDRNDFGFPQEDLDGHQLQKARAISVLHEMTQQSFNFFSTEGSSAAWDESLLDKLCTGLYQQLDDLEACLMPEVGVEETPLVNEDFALAVRKYFQRISLYLKEKRHSPCAWEVVRAEIVRSFSSSINMRGRLGRRQ, from the coding sequence atggccttgccctttcctttactgatggccctgctggtgctcagctgccaggcgacctgctctctgggctgtgatctgcctcaggcccacagcctggggaccaggagggccttgatactcctgggacgaatgaggagaatctcccctctgtcctgcctgaaggacagaaatgacttcggattcccccaggaagacttggatggccaccagctgcagaaggcccgagccatctctgtcctccatgagatgacccagcagagcttcaacTTCTTCTCCACAGagggctcatcggctgcttgggatgagagcctcttggacaaactctgcactggactctatcagcagctggacgacctggaagcctgtctgatgccggaggtgggggtggaagagactcccctggtgaacgaggacttcgcactggccgtgaggaaatacttccaaagaatcagtctctacctgaaagagaagaggcacagcccttgcgcctgggaggtcgtgagagcagaaatcgtgagatccttctcttcatcaataaacatgcggggaagattagggaggaggcaatga